Within the Sulfurospirillum barnesii SES-3 genome, the region CTCGTACCTCTGTATCAAGGCTTTTCGAGTTTGTAATAAATAACGGCTGTAGGCATGCTTTGGCGCACGAAACAAGGTAGGGGCGGATGCAAACTCAACCCCCTCCCCCTCTTTCATCACCAATACTTTATCTGCCAAAGAAGCCACAATGGCAAGGTCATGGGAGACGATCATCAAGGAACGCTTGTTATCTTTAAGCGATGCGAACAGATCCATAATGGCACGTTGATGAATCACATCCAGCGCTGAAGTTGGCTCATCCGCAATGATCAAACGTGTCTCTTGCGCCAAGGCTAAGGCTATCATCACCCTCTGCAACATTCCCCCACTTAACGCATGAGGGTACGCATTAAAAACCCGCTCAGGTTCACACAAACCCATTTTTTCAAACCACATTAAAGTTGTTTTTTTCGCTTCCAAAGCACTCAGACGCTCGTGTAAACTCTCCACCATTTGCGCCCCTATACGC harbors:
- a CDS encoding ABC transporter ATP-binding protein yields the protein MSFLVVEHVSITDRRSQNILVKDVSFVLELGEVLGIIGESGSGKSLTCKALLGLNPNYLVTAGSIQLDKEELVGKSEGAWQAIRGRSIAMVFQDGMNAFNPMVRIGAQMVESLHERLSALEAKKTTLMWFEKMGLCEPERVFNAYPHALSGGMLQRVMIALALAQETRLIIADEPTSALDVIHQRAIMDLFASLKDNKRSLMIVSHDLAIVASLADKVLVMKEGEGVEFASAPTLFRAPKHAYSRYLLQTRKALIQRYEACVR